A single window of Agromyces aureus DNA harbors:
- the ppk2 gene encoding polyphosphate kinase 2, whose protein sequence is MTKRMPKKLYERELKDLQAKLVDMQAWVQESGARIVVIFEGRDAAGKGSTIKRVSEYLNPRVTRVVALPTPSARDKTRWYFQRYVPHLPAAGEIVLMDRSWYNRAGVERVMGYCTNEEYHRFLHQAPIFERMLVEDGIILLKYWFSVSDVVQEERFRSRLEDPMRRWKLSPNDVLSITKWEDYSRAKDAMFANTDISEAPWYEIESDDKRRSRVNMIHHLLSKIPYQPVEREEIVIPPRPDAGGYERPPREWANLVPDHAAEVIERAEAASADD, encoded by the coding sequence ATGACCAAGCGGATGCCGAAGAAGCTGTACGAACGCGAGCTGAAGGACCTGCAGGCGAAGCTCGTCGACATGCAGGCCTGGGTTCAGGAGTCGGGCGCCCGCATCGTCGTGATCTTCGAGGGGCGGGATGCCGCGGGCAAGGGCTCCACCATCAAGCGCGTCTCGGAGTACCTCAACCCGCGCGTCACGCGCGTCGTCGCCCTGCCGACGCCGAGCGCGCGCGACAAGACCCGCTGGTACTTCCAGCGGTACGTGCCGCACCTGCCGGCCGCGGGCGAGATCGTGCTCATGGACCGCTCCTGGTACAACCGGGCGGGCGTCGAACGCGTCATGGGGTACTGCACGAACGAGGAGTACCACCGGTTCCTGCACCAGGCGCCGATCTTCGAGCGCATGCTCGTCGAAGACGGCATCATCCTGCTGAAGTACTGGTTCAGCGTGTCCGACGTCGTGCAGGAGGAGCGCTTCCGCTCGCGCCTCGAAGACCCCATGCGGCGATGGAAGCTCAGCCCCAACGACGTGCTCTCGATCACGAAATGGGAGGACTACTCGCGCGCGAAGGACGCGATGTTCGCGAACACCGACATCTCGGAGGCGCCCTGGTACGAGATCGAGAGCGACGACAAGCGCCGCTCGCGCGTCAACATGATCCACCACCTGCTCTCGAAGATCCCGTACCAGCCGGTCGAGCGCGAGGAGATCGTGATCCCGCCCCGCCCCGACGCCGGCGGCTACGAGCGCCCGCCCCGCGAGTGGGCGAACCTCGTGCCCGACCATGCGGCGGAGGTCATCGAGCGAGCGGAGGCCGCGTCGGCCGACGACTGA
- a CDS encoding SDR family oxidoreductase yields the protein MTILVTAASGQLGRLTVDALLARGAAPSSIVAGARDTSKLADAAARGLRTVELDYGKPDTIAAALEGVDTVLLISGSELGQRVAQHRNVIDAAKAAGVTKLVYTSAPKAATADYPLAPEHAATEAVIAESGVPAVILRNNWYIENYAADVARAAESGVVASSSGDGAIVGATRADLADAAAVVLLEDGHLGEVYELSGDRAFTYADLAAAASEILGRDVVYTPLTTEEHVAALEGAGLPADVAGFVVALDAGIASGVLDVPTGTISRLTGRPTTTLVDGLRAALAESAPAAV from the coding sequence ATGACCATCCTCGTCACCGCCGCCTCGGGCCAGCTCGGCCGCCTCACCGTCGACGCCCTCCTCGCCCGCGGCGCAGCACCGTCGAGCATCGTCGCCGGCGCACGCGACACCTCCAAGCTCGCGGATGCCGCGGCTCGCGGCCTGCGCACGGTCGAGCTCGACTACGGCAAGCCCGACACGATCGCGGCCGCCCTCGAGGGGGTCGACACCGTGCTGCTCATCTCGGGTTCCGAGCTCGGCCAGCGCGTCGCGCAGCACCGCAACGTCATCGACGCCGCGAAGGCCGCGGGCGTGACCAAGCTCGTCTACACGAGCGCCCCCAAGGCCGCGACCGCCGACTACCCGCTCGCTCCCGAGCACGCCGCGACCGAGGCCGTCATCGCCGAATCGGGCGTGCCCGCGGTGATCCTGCGCAACAACTGGTACATCGAGAACTACGCGGCGGATGTCGCGCGCGCCGCCGAGTCCGGCGTGGTCGCCTCCTCCTCGGGCGACGGCGCGATCGTCGGTGCGACGCGCGCCGACCTCGCCGACGCCGCAGCCGTCGTGCTCCTCGAGGACGGCCACCTCGGCGAGGTCTACGAGCTCTCGGGTGACCGGGCGTTCACCTACGCCGACCTCGCGGCCGCGGCATCCGAGATCCTGGGGCGCGACGTGGTCTACACGCCGCTGACCACCGAGGAGCACGTCGCCGCCCTCGAGGGCGCCGGGCTGCCCGCCGACGTCGCGGGCTTCGTCGTGGCGCTCGACGCCGGCATCGCGAGCGGCGTGCTCGACGTGCCGACCGGCACCATCTCGCGACTCACCGGCCGCCCGACGACGACCCTCGTCGACGGCCTGCGCGCGGCCCTCGCCGAGTCGGCGCCGGCAGCGGTGTAG
- a CDS encoding winged helix-turn-helix transcriptional regulator produces MMVSLAEIRRSSGEVFTEGCPTRVVLDHIMSKWGVLVLLALTDGTQRWGELRREVQGISEKMLASTLRTLEADGLVSRTSYPEVPPRVEYALTDLGRELMERMLPLVQWVAVHAGDIVPGEAVSA; encoded by the coding sequence ATGATGGTAAGTCTTGCGGAGATCCGGCGCTCATCCGGCGAGGTGTTCACCGAAGGGTGCCCCACCCGGGTCGTCCTCGATCACATCATGAGCAAGTGGGGCGTGCTCGTGCTGCTCGCGCTCACCGACGGCACGCAACGTTGGGGCGAGCTGCGCCGCGAGGTGCAGGGCATCAGCGAGAAGATGCTCGCCTCGACCCTGCGGACGCTCGAAGCCGACGGACTGGTCTCGCGCACCTCGTACCCCGAGGTGCCGCCGCGCGTCGAGTACGCGCTCACCGACCTCGGCCGCGAGCTCATGGAACGCATGCTGCCGCTCGTGCAGTGGGTGGCCGTGCACGCGGGCGACATCGTGCCCGGCGAGGCCGTCTCGGCCTGA
- a CDS encoding glycosyltransferase family 39 protein produces the protein MSDAAGGHAPTRPSSEAPARGIRPARPGASARIERLDPLARAPVFGAMAALVVLLAATSQWYGFHRDELYFRMLDPAWGYVDQPPLTPLVARAITSVVDEPWALRIPAILAAASAVLVLALIAREAGGGRRAQAVAAWAAASASFPMVFGHVLLTASFDLLVWPLVALFAMRALLRDGRDGAGGPGHAGSSAAGRWWLAVGLVTGLATYNKLLVVLLVAGIGVGLLAVGPWRVLRSRWLWAGVGIAVVVALPNLVFQVANDLPQLRMGAALAEDTDGAGRLLTLPFLLLLAGPPLVPIWVAGLVGLFRRPAWRPIRLFAVAFAVVVLATIAGGAQPYYPLGLIEVLLALGAVPTAEWMRTRGRSALVWAGVALNAVVSALIALPLLPPALVGASPFAAMNQTVGDTIGWPTYVEQVAAVIDDARDADAAGAAASADAPVVITSNYGEAGAIARYGPDHGLDPGAVYSGHNALWFQARPSDAATDVVFVGELSRRVTGDFASCTTLAHLDNGLDVDNEEQDVPITLCTGRTTGWDELWPRLAHLS, from the coding sequence ATGTCGGATGCCGCGGGCGGGCACGCACCGACGCGACCGTCGAGCGAGGCGCCGGCGCGCGGCATCCGCCCTGCCCGGCCCGGTGCCTCGGCCCGCATCGAGCGACTCGACCCCCTCGCGCGCGCGCCCGTGTTCGGCGCGATGGCCGCGCTCGTCGTGCTGCTCGCGGCGACGAGCCAGTGGTACGGGTTCCATCGCGACGAGCTGTACTTCCGCATGCTCGATCCGGCCTGGGGCTACGTCGACCAACCGCCGCTGACGCCGCTCGTGGCGCGCGCGATCACCTCGGTCGTCGACGAGCCGTGGGCGCTGCGGATCCCGGCGATCCTGGCGGCGGCCTCGGCGGTGCTCGTGCTCGCCCTCATCGCCCGCGAGGCCGGCGGCGGCAGGCGTGCGCAGGCGGTCGCGGCGTGGGCCGCGGCATCCGCCTCGTTCCCGATGGTCTTCGGGCACGTGCTGCTCACGGCGTCGTTCGACCTGCTCGTGTGGCCGCTCGTCGCGCTGTTTGCGATGCGGGCGCTGCTGCGCGACGGTCGTGACGGCGCCGGAGGCCCCGGCCACGCCGGCAGCAGCGCGGCCGGGCGCTGGTGGCTCGCGGTCGGACTCGTCACGGGCCTCGCGACCTACAACAAGCTGCTCGTCGTGCTGCTCGTCGCCGGCATCGGCGTGGGCCTGCTCGCGGTCGGGCCGTGGCGGGTGCTGCGCTCGAGGTGGCTCTGGGCGGGCGTCGGCATCGCGGTCGTGGTCGCCCTGCCGAACCTCGTGTTCCAGGTCGCCAACGACCTGCCGCAGCTGCGCATGGGCGCCGCGCTGGCCGAGGACACCGACGGCGCGGGGCGCCTGCTGACGCTGCCGTTCTTACTGCTGCTCGCGGGCCCGCCGCTCGTGCCGATCTGGGTGGCCGGGCTCGTCGGGCTGTTCCGTCGGCCGGCGTGGCGCCCGATCCGCCTGTTCGCGGTGGCATTCGCGGTCGTCGTGCTCGCCACGATCGCGGGCGGCGCGCAGCCGTACTACCCGCTCGGCCTGATCGAGGTGCTGCTCGCGCTCGGCGCCGTGCCGACCGCCGAGTGGATGCGCACGCGCGGCCGCAGCGCCCTCGTCTGGGCGGGCGTGGCCCTGAATGCCGTCGTCTCGGCGCTCATCGCCCTGCCGCTGCTGCCCCCCGCGCTCGTGGGTGCGAGCCCGTTCGCCGCGATGAACCAGACCGTCGGCGACACGATCGGCTGGCCGACGTACGTCGAGCAGGTCGCGGCGGTCATCGACGACGCACGTGACGCCGACGCTGCAGGTGCTGCCGCGAGCGCCGATGCGCCGGTCGTCATCACCTCGAACTACGGCGAGGCCGGCGCGATCGCGCGCTACGGCCCCGACCACGGCCTCGACCCCGGCGCCGTGTACAGCGGGCACAACGCACTCTGGTTCCAGGCGAGGCCCTCGGATGCCGCGACCGACGTCGTCTTCGTCGGCGAACTGTCGCGCCGCGTCACCGGCGACTTCGCCTCGTGCACGACCCTGGCGCACCTCGACAACGGGCTCGACGTCGACAACGAGGAGCAGGACGTGCCGATCACCCTCTGCACCGGCCGCACCACCGGGTGGGACGAGCTCTGGCCGCGGCTCGCGCACCTCAGCTGA